In Mucilaginibacter sp. KACC 22063, the genomic stretch ATAACCGGTACTACCAGCGGTATCCCAATTGCAGCAGCCGCAGCGGTATATGCCGGCGAAGATAATACCACACAGGCAGGTGTTAATATCAGTACTATTGTTTCTGCTAACGCAGCTACAGAATCTTTTGATGAAATATTGACCAAAGATCAGGTTGTAACCATTCTTTCTTTGTTCATCAAAAAATAATCACTCCGTAATACAATCACAAAAAGCGTCCCATTTTGGGGCGCTTTTTAGTTTTGGGGAATTTTTTATCCTTTTATAGTGTATGATATTCTACAGGTTTAAAAAATTAATTGATAAAACCCCTCTATTGCGTTATGGTAAAAGTTTTTTGTTAATGGCACACCAATTGTCTATATTTATATGCCCTACTAAAAGGGCTGTTTTTCATAGGTAGATGTAGGGTCGGAATAAAACTGCGAGAGTTTGTCCGACCTTTTTTTATGACTTGAAAAAATGGTGGAGCAGCACAAAGCATGTGAGATGCCGAAACAAGTTCGGCATGACGAAATTTAGCTTGATGAATTCGAAAATCTAAATTCCCAAATTAATAATTGATCACCTGCTCTTCAAGTTGTACAGGTAGTTCGCGCCATTCGTATTTTTGGTTGCGTAACTGCGATTCAAAACCTGCTTCGGCTATTGCAGTTTGTATGCCCTTAGCGGTAAAGCGGTGAGGGGCACCTGCTGCAGAAACTACGTTTTCTTCAATCATGATCGAACCAAAATCATTTGCACCGGCATGCAGGCATATTTGTGCCACCTGCTTACCAACGGTTAACCATGATGCCTGTATGTTTTTAATGTTAGGCAGCATAATGCGGCTTAATGCAATCATACGGATATATTCATCACCGGTTACGTTGTTGGTAATGCCACGGACCTTTCTTAATAGTGTGCCGTCGTCCTGGAATGGCCACGGAATAAACGCCGTGAAGCCATAATGGCCTTCAGGTTTTTCTGATTGCACCTGGCGTATCCATACCAAATGCTCAAAACGCTCTTCAATAGTTTCCACATGGCCAAACATCATGGTGGCAGATGTTGGCAGGTTCAATTTGTGAGCAGCGCGCATTACATCCAGCCATTCTTTACCACCACATTTACCTTTTGAAATTAAACGGCGTACACGGTCGTTCAGGATTTCTGCACCTGCACCCGGCAATGAGTCAAGGCCTGCATCCTTCATGGCGCTTAATACATCGTAGTGGCTCATGTTCTCCAGTTTCGACACGTGTGCAATTTCTGGCGGACCTAAGGAGTGTAGCTTTAGCGTAGGATATAACTCTTTTAAATCTTTAAATAACTGGGTATAAAAAGCTAAACCAAGATCGGGGTGGTGGCCACCTTGTAATAAAAGCTGGTCGCCGCCATAACGGAAAGTCTCCTCAATCTTACGTTTATACGTTTCAATGTCGGTAATGTAACTGTCTTCATGGCCGGGGCGGCGGAAAAAGTTGCAGAATTTGCAGTTGGCAATACAAACGTTGGTTGTATTAACATTGCGATCTATCTGCCAGGTTACTTTACCATGCGGTACCTGTATTTTGCGCAATTCGTTAGCTGTGTACATCAGGTCAGGTGTCGAGGCATGCTCGTATAAGTAAACACCTTCTTCAATGCTCAGAAATTCAAAATTTAACGCACGTTTTAACAGTTCCGCAGTATTCATAAAGCAAAGATAACTGCATTTACCTTAATATTCAATGTAGTTAAAGTCTGCTTAAAGTAAGATGTTGCGTTATCCTTCTATAATAGCAGGTTCGCCTTTGGTTAAACGGATGTATTTGTTAACTGCATTTGGTATTTCATGCTGGTAATGCGTTACATAGATCAGCGTAATATTACTCTCTTGGCAGATAGTATCAATTACCTGTTTAAATTTTTGCTGCTGCTGGTCGTCCATGCCCTGGCATGGCTCGTCAAGTATCAACAATGTTGGGTTTTTAACCAGGGCCCTTGCCAGCAAACATAACCTTTGCGCACTTGCCGGGATATTTTTTAATAGTTTGTGTGCATACTGGTGTATGCCTAATACACGCATCCATCGCAAAGCTAATCCGGCGCGTTTAGGGTCACTCATCCTGAAAAGGCCTAAAGTATCGTAAAAACCAGATTCAATTACCTGGAGGCAATTATTATCTAAAGGAAAGTATTGATATAATTCTGGAGAAACAAAACCGCATCGTTTTTTGATATCCCAGATACTTTCGCCGCTGCCGCGTTTACGGTCAAAAAGAGTTATATCATTTGCATAAGCCTGCGGATTATCGCCATAGGCAAGGCTTAGTAAAGTAGACTTCCCGGCACCGTTTGCGCCGAGCAAAGCCCAGCGGTCGCCTTGTTTCACCTGCCAGTTAATGTTGTTCAAGATCACTACATCGCTATATTGCACATGTACATTGCGCATGGTAATAATCTGCTGAAAGCTTTCTCCAGCCGATTGGTTAAGGAGCGCCGTTATTTCATTTTCATCAATTTGTACCTGATGGATCCAATTTAGCGTTTTAGGATCAAAGCCTTTTGCAGAAAATGTATTTTCAATGCTGCCATTTTCAATGACCACAATGTTATTGATTACCGATGGAATCTCATAAGGCGAAGTAGCCATGATAATTGTTATCCCTGAATCGGCGATCTCCTGTAAAAGATTGCCAAAATGCTGCCTCGAATTTACATCGAGCCCGGTAAGCGGTTGATCTAATAATAAAACCGACGGGCTTTTAATTAATGCCGAAGCTATTCGTAAACGTTTGGTTTCGCCATTTGATAGCTTAATGATCTCTTTGTCAAATAGCGATTTAAGATTAAGCCGGTCAATTACGCGTTCCAATGTCCAGTAATGGTGAGGCGCAGCTTTAAGTTCAATAGCAGCCAGGTATTGTTCAACCGTCAGGGCATCTTCCGAGTCTGAAGAATTAAAGCGTTGCTGATAGTAAAAGTCAGCAGTGTTAGAAAAATTCTTGAAATGATGCCTCGATTCAATTAATGCAATATGCTGCGAGGTAATAGTTTCGGCAGGATTGTGGTTTTCTGATGGTTGGAAATAATAATTTATAGCTCCGCCTGAAATGCTTTGTTTACCTGCAATGGCTTTAAGCAAAGCGCTTTTCCCCGAGCCGCTTTTGCCTATGATAGCCCAGTGCTGGTCTTTATTAACCGTTAATGATATATCATTAAGTATGCGCTGATTTTGAATTGAAGCACTAATGTGTTCAAGATATAGGAGTGGAGTCATGACGGTGGCAAATTAAAAAGCCTGTCAACAAAAAGCAAAGGTAAAATGTTATTCGTTTAAGTTAAGATGAGTGGCAATGGCGAAAAAGCAAAAGCATAGAAATACAAAACGTAAGTGGTCGGGTAATGTAACCGCCCACAGCAATGCAATGGACCTGAAAAAGGATGTGTTCAAATCGGGTGATCCTAAGAAAATTGCTAAGTCATTAAAACATTCAGCTGAGGAAAGCGACCGCAGAAAAGCATCACCTTTTCAGTCGGCCATGTCTATGCTTAATTTTTACATTAACCGGGCGGGAAAAAATCTGACGAAGAAAGAAAAGGAACCGTTAGAGAAAGCTAAAAACAAGTTGCGTAAATTATATCAACGCCCAACACAATAATATATTATGAAATCAATTGTTGCTTTAACAGGCGGATTAGCCGGAGCTTTAGCTGTAACAGCATTACATCAGCTGATCAAAAATACAGACCCTAAAGATGCACCCCGTATGGATTTACTGGGTATAGAAACGCTGAGCAAAATTGCCAGTCAAGTTGGCCTGGGTGCTAAGTTTCAAAAGAATGCTTATCCAATTACACTTGCAGGCGATATTATTGGAAATACGATCTATTACAGTGCTGTCGGTATGGGCAATAAATCAACATGGTTAAAAGGCTCAATAATGGGATTGGCTGCGGGTGTAGGTGCGGTTTATTTGCCCAAACCAATGGGCTTAAATCCTAGGCATAGTAACCGTACACAGAAAACTAAAGCCTTGTCGGTACTCTATTATCTAACAGGGGGCTTGGTGGCTGCAGGAGTTGTGCGACTACGTGGCTGCAGGAGTTGTGCGACTACTCAGTAAGAAAGAGAAGCCTTTAGTTAAAGCTTTGTAAGTCCGTGATTGTGCCTGGTACCATACAGCAGATAAAATATCAGCCCGACAACTGGTGCTATAAATAATACAGCTGACCAAAATATTTTTACCGGCATAAGCATATCTTTTCTTTTAGCCAGACTAATAATGGCAATTACCAGGATAATGAACCATAATATGATTAGTATGAGAAAAGTATTGAGTAATGTTGATGATAAACTATTCATTTAACTTTTTACTTTATAGTACAGTTAATAACTATATATGTTTATTATTCAAAACTATTGGCTATAGTTATAGGATGTTATTATTAAATGGTGGTGCTTTTAAAGTGTAAAAACACTTATTCTTTTAAAAAACTTGAGAAAGTTAAGGCTTTCTGGCTCGTAACGCGATTCAGGTACGCTTATTGTATTTATTATCACATCACTATTAAAATAATTTACCCTATGAAACGTTTACCTGTACTTTTATTCGCTTTAGCAATTATGTGTTTAAACAGCTGTGCTGTTGTTGGCGGTATTTTCAAAGCCGGAGCAGCTGTTGGTATTATTGCAGTTATTGTAGTTATTCTTATTATTATCTGGCTGGTATCATTATTCAGAAAGTAAGAGTTACAATTACAAATTTGACAAACAAACGCTAATCTCTGCCTGTTCTAAAATCACTATGGAAAACACACAAGCAATAACAATTGAAACATTAAATGATCTGGTAAAGATCAATAACGATCGTATAGAAGGTTTTGAAAAAGCTACAAAGGATCTGGGCGAAGGCCACGAGGATTTGAAAACGCTTTTCACAAGCCTGATTGGTGAGAGCCACCAAAATAAAATGGAACTAAGCACCGAAATTCAGGCACTTGGCCATGATATTGATAACACTACCAGCACAAGTGGTTCATTACACCGTACCTGGTTAGAGGTTAAAGCTGCTTTTACCGGCCACAGCACCCATAGCATACTTGAAGAGTGCGAGTTTGGCGAAGACGCTATTAAAAAAGCTTACAAAGATGCGCTTGAAGTAGAAGAAGTTCCTGCTTTTATTAAGGATATTTTAGTTAGGCAGCAACTGGCGCTTAATGCAGCGCATGATCAAATTAAAGCACTACGCGACGCTGAATAAGTTTTTTTACAAATATTTAAAAGCACATTGATTGTCAATGTGCTTTTATTGTATAAAAGGAGTAATATTGTAGCAGCTTACGATATTAACAGAAAAAGACAAAATAACATTCAATGAAAAACTACAAACTTATATTATTAGCAGTAGTTGGCGCTTGTACTTTCAGCGCATGCAGTGGCGACCATATGTCAGACAGTGGCAAAGATTCGGTAATGAATCATACAGATGTTCCATCAAACCTTGACACGTTCAGAGTAACTAATACCATGGGCGAGGCGAGTATGGTAGAAAGCGGTGGTTCTGGTGGTGCTCACATTAAAAAAGACACTACCCACATGAAGGTTAGAAGCGTGCCTGTAACTGCAACATCTACACCTGCCCCGGCAGCAACTGCAGCACCAGCAGATAGTACAGCAAAAGCAGCAACTCCAGCGGCTACTACAACTGATCCTAAGAAATAAATTTGTAAATTACACATAACAAGAAAGGCCCTGCAATTTGCAGGGCCTTTCTTGTATTAAAAAATGGGTTATTACATTTTTTTAGTAGTGTCTTTAGCCATTTTAGAAGTATCAGCTTTAACGCTGTCTTTTTTTACTGAATCAACTTTAACAGTAGAGTCAGTTTTAGTGCTGTCAACTTTAGTTGAATCAGTAGTAGTAGTTGAGCTGTTACCTTTGCAAGAAGCCATAGAAACTGCTACTAAAGCAACGATAGCTAATTTGAATGCATTTTTCATTTTTGTGAATTTTAATATTAAGTGATTAATAGTTTCTCTTTAATACCGGTATTTGAAAAAGGTAACCGTTAATTTTAAAAATTTTTAACAATTACCTTTAATCAGTTAAAAATCAATTATTTCTTTTCAGTAACTGATTTTTTTACTGTGGTTTTCTCCGTAGTTTTTTTGATGGTATCAACTTTAGAAGCTGAATCTTTTTTCGCAGTATCAACTTTAACGGTAGAGTCTACTTTTACAGTTGAATCTTTAGCAACAGTATCAGTTTTAGTAGAGTCGCTGCCATTACCAGATTTGTTGCCTTTGCATGCTACAAGTGAAGTTGATACGGCTAAGATAAAAAGTGCTGATTTAAGTGAAGTTTTCATAGCAATTATGTTGTTTTAAATCTTAATACCAGAAAACAAAAAAGGTAACCCGTTGTGGGTTACCTTTTTATTAAGATCTTGCTGATCAGCAAATATTACATTTTTTTAGTAGTATCAACTTTAGCAGTGTCAGTAGCTGTGCTGTCTTTAGCAGTAGAGTCTACAGTAGTAGTAGTTGTAGCAGTTGAATCAACTTTAGTTGAATCAGTGGTAGACGTTGAAGAGTTACCTGAACAAGCTGCAAATGATGCTGCTACTAAAGCTACGATAGCTAATTTTGCGAAATTTTTCATGTTTGTAAAATTAAAAGTTTGTGTTAAGTTACCATTAGTTAATACCTATAATTGCAAAAGGTAACCCGCTGCATTAAAAATTTTTCAATTAATTATTTTTGGAAACATTGGGTTACTATTTGCCTTAAATAGTATTAATAGTGAGTAAAGTGATAAAAGGTTCAGCACCAGCAGATAGCGAAGTTATACTTGGTATACTAAATAATTCAGACACGGTTTTAGAACGTTTATACGTTGCTTATTTCCCGATGGTGCTGCAACTGATCATCAATAACAACGGTAATGAAGACGATGCCAAGGATATTTATCAGGAGGCCATCATTGTTCTTTATAATAAGATAAAAAGCGGGGATTTTGAGCTTACCAGTAAGCTTAAAACATTTATATACTCGGTATGCAGGCGGCTTTGGCTTAAGCGGCTTAGCCAGTTGAACCGGTATGAGGGTGATATAAGGGATTTTCAGGATTACCTGCCGGTTGAGGATGATGTGGAAAAGCAAACAGACCGCGACCAGCAGTATAATAAAATGGAAAGCGCTCTGAAACAACTTGGCGAACCTTGCCGTACCATTATTGAAGATTTTTACATGCATGACCGTTCCATGCAGGATATATGCGAACGTTTTGGTTATACCAACGCAGACAATGCCAAAACGCAGAAATACAAATGTTTGCAACGGTTGAAAAAGTTATTTTTTCAGCTGAATTAACAGGTAGGAGGGAAACATGAAAGACAGGCATTTACACGAAGACATTGAGCGCTACCTTAAAGGGGAGATGAGCCGTGAGGAACGGATCAGCTTTGATGCGCTTAGGAAAGAAAATAAAGCGATTGATCGCGAAGTAAATGAGCATCGCCAGTTTGTTGGTATGCTTAAGCAATATAATGAGCGCCGCGAACTTGAACAGCGTTTAAATGCTATACATCAGGAAATTGATGTACAGGCATTGAAGGAAGAAGTTACGGTTCATCCTAATTTTATTGTTAAGCTTTGGCGCAATCACCACTCAAAAATTTCTGTTGCGGCTTCCATTGCTATTTTTGCCATGCTGGGTACGCTGTTCTTTACAGGATATTTCAGGGGCAACAATTCAAACTACACGCAGCTGCGTGCCGAACTTAATAACGTTAAACAACGTACCGACAGGTTAAGCCATGCTACCACATCATTGAAAAATGATTTGGAGAAAGGCCGTCGCGTTACTGATCCTGCTAAATTTGGTGGTACCAGTTTCATGATCTCTCCGAATGGTTACCTGGTAACTGCATCGCACGTTGTTAATGGCGCCGATTCTGTTTATGTTCAAAACGATGCAGGTGAAGCTTATCATGCACGTGTGATCTATACTGATCCGCGATATGATGTTGCCTTATTAAAAATTGACGATACTACCTTTAAAGCTGCTGCTGCCTTACCTTATTCAATTAAGAAGGCTGACAGCGAATTAGGCGAGGACGTTTTGACATTGGGTTATCCGGGTAACAGCCTTGTAATTGGCTCAGGTTATGTTTCTTCTGCAAACGGTTTCCGAGATGATACAACTGCTTACCAGGTATCTATCCCTGTAAATCCGGGCAATAGTGGTGCACCGCTGTTAGATAATAAAGGTAACGTGATCGGTTTCATCAGCGGTAAGGAAAGACAAGTTGAAGGTGCTGCTTTCGCTATCAAATCTCAATACTTATTAAAAGCTATTCACAGCATCCCTGCTGACTCAGTAGCCAAAAAGATCAACATCAATTCTAAAAATACACTTGCCAGCTTAAGCCGCAAGGATAAGATCAAGAAAATGAAAAATTACGTATACCAGGTTAAGGTATATTAAAATCACTCAACCCTTTTATATATAATTTAAACAGAATTGAAGAAGCTCCTATTTAGGGGCTTTTTTCGTTTCTACATTTAAGTCATTTGTCAACAGTCGTTTGTCATTAATTTCTATTATAGTTCAATTCTGAATAGTAGTAAATATATTTGTAAATAGTAAGTTAAACTTATAAGTTTGCCTTATTATTTATATCGAATGAAAATTCATGATCTGGCATCAGCTTTAAGGTTGGAAGTATCAAAGCTTCATAAAACCTTGCGTGTTCATACCAAGCTAAGTGAAGGGCTTTCTTTATCAGAAATTACAGCA encodes the following:
- a CDS encoding RNA polymerase sigma factor; this translates as MSKVIKGSAPADSEVILGILNNSDTVLERLYVAYFPMVLQLIINNNGNEDDAKDIYQEAIIVLYNKIKSGDFELTSKLKTFIYSVCRRLWLKRLSQLNRYEGDIRDFQDYLPVEDDVEKQTDRDQQYNKMESALKQLGEPCRTIIEDFYMHDRSMQDICERFGYTNADNAKTQKYKCLQRLKKLFFQLN
- a CDS encoding DUF3175 domain-containing protein; this encodes MAKKQKHRNTKRKWSGNVTAHSNAMDLKKDVFKSGDPKKIAKSLKHSAEESDRRKASPFQSAMSMLNFYINRAGKNLTKKEKEPLEKAKNKLRKLYQRPTQ
- a CDS encoding ATP-binding cassette domain-containing protein, with protein sequence MTPLLYLEHISASIQNQRILNDISLTVNKDQHWAIIGKSGSGKSALLKAIAGKQSISGGAINYYFQPSENHNPAETITSQHIALIESRHHFKNFSNTADFYYQQRFNSSDSEDALTVEQYLAAIELKAAPHHYWTLERVIDRLNLKSLFDKEIIKLSNGETKRLRIASALIKSPSVLLLDQPLTGLDVNSRQHFGNLLQEIADSGITIIMATSPYEIPSVINNIVVIENGSIENTFSAKGFDPKTLNWIHQVQIDENEITALLNQSAGESFQQIITMRNVHVQYSDVVILNNINWQVKQGDRWALLGANGAGKSTLLSLAYGDNPQAYANDITLFDRKRGSGESIWDIKKRCGFVSPELYQYFPLDNNCLQVIESGFYDTLGLFRMSDPKRAGLALRWMRVLGIHQYAHKLLKNIPASAQRLCLLARALVKNPTLLILDEPCQGMDDQQQQKFKQVIDTICQESNITLIYVTHYQHEIPNAVNKYIRLTKGEPAIIEG
- a CDS encoding S1 family peptidase; this translates as MKDRHLHEDIERYLKGEMSREERISFDALRKENKAIDREVNEHRQFVGMLKQYNERRELEQRLNAIHQEIDVQALKEEVTVHPNFIVKLWRNHHSKISVAASIAIFAMLGTLFFTGYFRGNNSNYTQLRAELNNVKQRTDRLSHATTSLKNDLEKGRRVTDPAKFGGTSFMISPNGYLVTASHVVNGADSVYVQNDAGEAYHARVIYTDPRYDVALLKIDDTTFKAAAALPYSIKKADSELGEDVLTLGYPGNSLVIGSGYVSSANGFRDDTTAYQVSIPVNPGNSGAPLLDNKGNVIGFISGKERQVEGAAFAIKSQYLLKAIHSIPADSVAKKININSKNTLASLSRKDKIKKMKNYVYQVKVY
- a CDS encoding PA2169 family four-helix-bundle protein; amino-acid sequence: MENTQAITIETLNDLVKINNDRIEGFEKATKDLGEGHEDLKTLFTSLIGESHQNKMELSTEIQALGHDIDNTTSTSGSLHRTWLEVKAAFTGHSTHSILEECEFGEDAIKKAYKDALEVEEVPAFIKDILVRQQLALNAAHDQIKALRDAE
- a CDS encoding CofH family radical SAM protein, which produces MNTAELLKRALNFEFLSIEEGVYLYEHASTPDLMYTANELRKIQVPHGKVTWQIDRNVNTTNVCIANCKFCNFFRRPGHEDSYITDIETYKRKIEETFRYGGDQLLLQGGHHPDLGLAFYTQLFKDLKELYPTLKLHSLGPPEIAHVSKLENMSHYDVLSAMKDAGLDSLPGAGAEILNDRVRRLISKGKCGGKEWLDVMRAAHKLNLPTSATMMFGHVETIEERFEHLVWIRQVQSEKPEGHYGFTAFIPWPFQDDGTLLRKVRGITNNVTGDEYIRMIALSRIMLPNIKNIQASWLTVGKQVAQICLHAGANDFGSIMIEENVVSAAGAPHRFTAKGIQTAIAEAGFESQLRNQKYEWRELPVQLEEQVINY